The segment ttgaatgtGTAGTTTTTGTTGATCAGACGTTCAACGTATGAGAATATAGAATAGATGATAGATGATATGGCATAGGATTTTGGCAAACTTCTCCACACAATTTTCCAAAATCAGGACAACTGATTTTGCCAAAACAACAGGTGCAGTCTTTGGCAGGGACTGAAGTTGAATTGTAGCTTTTTATATCGATAGTTCCTTTTTATGATATATAAGAAATAATTCTTGGGTCAAAGATCATTTCAAAATGAGTGAAAGTTTTCACAAGTATTTTTTATTAAAACTCAAACAAAATTTAAGCACTTCAACAAGTTTTATCTGAAAAAACAAGAAATCTAAAGAATGAGAGAATTTGGGAGTTTGAATTCCTAGTTTATCCAGTCAAATGATCTGGAAATTGTGAACAGGACAcctcaaaaattattgaaaattcTTGTAAATATATTTCCGTCCAACCCAGAGCGAAGCATATGCCATAAATTATGATGTGTAAAATTCAACTATGAAACTTGGAATCGCCAAGAAAATTCTTCTGTACCaacgaaaataaaaaataattatgaaaTAGACATGAAAGATATTGTAACAGAGATATGCTTTAAAGGTCCACTTAGCACCCTGAGCATCTACCTAATTTAGTCTATCAGACCATCTTAGATTATGAATGCACATACCTTATTTCTCTTTATATTTCAataattctcttctcttctcaagcAATGATCTTCACCAGCAAACTTATTTGAAAATTGTTAGTAGTATAACAAACATTAACATTATAACATTTGGTAAAGAAACATATATAAGAAGCCTAACGCCCCTTAATTTTTAAAATGCTATGTTTTTTCTGGCATCATAAACGTCTTGCAATGTATGTCACACGTGCACTTAAATTTATAAGTTATAAAAAGTTTAAAACGACAATATATAATGCACAAAAGTACAAAGCCCTATGATTTTCACACATAGATAATGAGTTCCCTCAAAAATATTCTGCACCAGAGCACTCTGCTGAAAATGTTACTAATTGCATTCTATAAAAGCATATCTATAAAGATGAAAGAAGTAAGAACAATTACGACATAAGTAACGAATTTACTAAAAGGGCAAAATTAGGAATTGTCAAATCTTAAATTATATAGCAAAACAACTATAAGCATAGCAATAGCAGTTTCAACTGAGAAATCCAAAATAGCCCTATGATTTTGTTATTTGGGCTTGGAACTTCATGTCCGCTCTATTCTCTTGCCTTATGGCATGTCCTACCCTTGAAAGCTTGTAAAATGGGCTTGAAATTTTCATATTATCCTCTGAATATTTTGACCTCAAAAACATATTTTTCTGTGTTTTGCAATGCAAAAGTACAAGTATCCCCTACCTTAAGCTGATTGTCGACAACAAATTCTTTCCAGCCAGATCCAATCCCAAGTTCCTTACGGTTTCCTACATATGTCACCAGCCATTTTTTACTCTGGCATAATAACACCACTTCTACCCTTGATTGGGGAAGCCATCTTCTACAAAACTTAACTGGAAAGGTCTGCAATTGAAACAGAGCAGATAAGTAGTTATATTAAAGGAAAGGAGATTAAACATTATATATTCAGATGTTCTAGGGTCCTCAAAATTTAGCCAAAAGGGTGAGGACGACGAAATGTGCATACTTACCAACCAAAATGACCTGGTAACCGCAGCCTTTTTCATTACCTTTGTAAATTCTCTTATCTCCCTTGGATTGTCTGGTGTGGCATCTTCAAAGATTCATAAGACAATGCCAACATGCAAGATAAAATGcaataattcaaaaaatacaagttATATTGGTCTATATGAATAAAACGAAATAGGTCAATGGTATGTACTATAAGGACAGCTATTAGAAGTATTTGGGCGAATTTGACAGCATGCATATACCCATCCAGTTCTTCACATTGAATGCAAAGAGGTGGAGAATTTATGCATATGATGTCAGAGCTTTTTAAAGAGTTTGGTAATATTTATCCGCCCAATTAAAAATCATGTAGTGTAATGTAAATAGCTAGAAGCAAACAAGAAAAGTACTCACCAGAAGTTGATGTTTGATTTATAGGATGCTTCACTGCATAACGAAGATTACGCCCTGGTTGAGTCATGGAATGCTTCACTGCATAACGAAAATTACGCCCTGGTTGAATCATGGAATGCTTACTATCAGCATTATGTTTTACACGGCTACGTGATGGCAATGGTGGCTTTTGGTCAAAGTGGTTTTCTGAGTCACTGTCCAAGATTATTGGATGCTCAGCAGAGGGCCATTGTTGGTCCTGATTTTTGCACAAATCAGGACCCTCTTGTTTTGAAACCTCTTTTTTGTGTGTTATTTGCTTTTCATATCCACTGGGATGGAATATTTGAACAACAAACAGTCTCTCTCCCATATTTCTGAAAACCATAATATCTCCAGCTTGGATTGAATGATACGAAACGAATTTTTCCCAACCAGTCTTGAAAGATGGAGAAGTGCCACAAAAACAGAGTATGCTCTCCCAAAGGTACCCAGTTGGGCCCTCCACAATAACATATCTGCATTCATCTGACTGAATTTGCTTTGCATGTAGGGAAGGAATCTCCTATTCACAGgaatgtttttccaaaaaaattgttatgtaaagaaaaagaagaagaagaagaaaaaacattCGGTCCTAATAGCCATAGATTTACCAAAAAAGGTGGGCACTTGTCATCCATGACTTTGAAAAAGGACCAGATAGTGGAATTTGAAGCGTTGGTAGAATGAATTTGCAAACATCTTTTCTTGCAAGCTTTACATGTTTTCAATCTGTTGCAGTCAGTCGCCATGATGAAAGACTGAAGACTCTAACCACCATAATTAGCTCCCAATACACAGTGGTATAGGCAAGTAAATTCCATTTTGTACTTATCTACATTGCGTGAAGAGTTAAAAAGGTGTAAATTAATTTTACTAGGAAGATGCACAGTAGCTCCACAAAGCCGTCACCTTGTAAATGTACGATCACATTGAATTCTCCGAAAATAGCAATTTTCAGCTTTCATAATCTTGGAAGCAGACAAAAGTACATGCAAAAAAAGGCGGCGAGAAACTATCCAATAAATTCAGCTGCTCCTTGTTCTTTCAACTATTCGTATGCTAAAATAATGTTTTTTAAAGCAATCATATCGTATACTCTTTTAACCGAGATTTTATATTTAAGTAATAATTTACAGATTAAAAATTCAAATCAAATTCTTTTACATGACTAAATTTAATCATATTAAATTCGTTGGAACTCTTATGGCCTGTGacatgatgtgtacaatgaatacAAAAATCATTTAACTTTTCACATCAAAATCATTCACAAAATCTAAAATTACTATTACTTTTTATTCCATTAACAAATTTGCGCTATGTAATGTAAAGGTCAGTGCCGTTGTTCTCACTGCAATAAAAAAACAACCTTGTTTAATTTTAACtaggggagaggacctagtagttgtgcaccctaacttcacacttctcaaaatatgatgccacatctcaacaagtatgggggtattaaatcaacaacttctatcacaagaattggaatgtGCTCAACTACTAGATCATTTTCCCTATTCTCCAAAATTGTTTTAAATCATGGAAGCAAGAATTTGACAGTTTCGTCATTTTAAATGTAAAAATCTCTATAATAAAAACTAAAGTCATTTAAGTTGACATACATTTGATCatgtcaaaaaaaataataataattacaagattttataatttttaaatgtaaAGCTATTTTGttttcaaagaaaaagaaataaagcaTTTAATtctctttatattattattaaattatataatttttaaatacacaatttttttgttttcaaaagaaaaagaaaaaaattctaaaGCAAAAACAGATAAAAAAtgaatagtttttaattttttattttggagctttAAAAGTTAAgtttctaaatttttattttttccaaCTTTAAAAGTTAAGTTTCTATATATAAAAGATAACTGTCTATTTAACTACACAGTTAGATCATTACTAAACTTGTTTCTTTTAAAAAATCATGTAGGGTGGCCATTATTCTatgaaattttgttttaaaaaacttGTTGAATACTTCTATTGTCTTTTTTATTGTAATTACAGGTTACAAGTATAAATGTTATTGATAATGATCACTTTCatcttcaatcaacatatcaacaacgtctataaacaacaacaaatacaactttttgcacaagtagaatataaaaaatacaaatttttttggATAAATTTATGTTAAAATATCATCATCGATCGATTCTtgaaaaaattgaaattattttaattGGAAAGCTATTATCCTTATATCAATGGTAAAAAATAATTAAGGGTTTTCAATTCCCAATTCCATTATGTTTCCAAAATTTATTtacttaaaagaaattattttttcatatttataaatatcaatataataTCAAAATTATTATTGAAATATATATTTGTTTCTTTTTCAATTATCAATTCTAGgatgtttaaataatttaattatttaaaataaattgaaattatataagaaatatatttttatatttataagtaTGAACATAGTAATAAAATTATTATtgtgaaaaaatatataaaagatttCTTTCTtagttatataaaaaaaattaatgaatgaGAATAAAGATGTTTTTATATTTACAATTCTATGATGTTTCTAAAATAttattattgaaataaattaaaatatcttttcatatttataaatatcaatatagtaacaaacttgttattttctttaagtatctattTGTTGTGTTTACATTCAATTCTTAATTCcataataattttataatttaactacttaaaataaattaagattataaaCGGAGTTAAACTTTAAACCTAAACCAAATCGACCTCTGCAACACTAAAATAAAACTAgcctatatatatatagaaatatatataaaaaaaagtcgAGAGATATCTaggctttcatttattaatttattaatttgaagtaaaattttgaaatgaaagtctcaatatctctcaactttttatatatatattctcgACTGAATAATAAGTATTAATAAtacttttataaatttaataatatgtttcatttaaattatttaaattgatttaaagagaaattaataatttatttaacctaaataATTTAAGTTTAATAAGATacatttataaaaataaataaaaaattgaccctTAGTAAAGGTAAACCCAAATTAAAACATAATCATTATAAAATTGTAATGTTGATTTCTTGgcaggttaggattagggttcaattttatttattgTGCAAGTAAGTTTAGAGTTAGAGGTAAATTTTGTTCAATAATTATTCTGGTcaagatttattatttttattttaaaataactgGGAGTTACGTATATTGTTAGGGTTAAATTTTGTTTTGTGTTAATAACaaagaaacataaacatataaagtggaagaaaatattgatgagttattttgaaaacctCAATCTCTCACTAATAACACATACAATGAAATTTTCATAATATATTCCAATTTTCAAAatataaagtacaaatattttgatgcatgcataagATAAAGGTCATATTAACATTCTCGTCAAATAATAAAACCCCAATTTATTCTACCTTGTAAACTGAATTTTTTGAGTGTGAtataaaatttacaaaaaataCGGTAGAAATAGACAAAccaaatatattttgaatttttttaaaatccCTCTCTGAATCatcaaatatttactatttataaaTCAATATGAAACATCTAATAAAAACATATGTAAAAGTATATTTGAAATTAAATAAAGTCAATTGCAATCTAATTGtcattccacatgaaaaatataaagttttataaGTGATTATGGCTTTTACATTGTCATACAATGTAGTGGACAAATTATTATGGCCACCATATATTCATACAATCTAAAGGCATGCAAAACAATGGTATATAATTTCCATACTTATTGGTTTCAATAAGAAGTTGTGCATCAAACTTTTCTAATTTAATGGACTATAGCATTTTGCCTTCAATATTGTATAATGATACTTTCTCTCCCACAATTAATATGCATCCATTATTATTTACTGCTATCCTGCAAATTCTCTTAGGTAAATCAATGTGAAAAGGAGACCATTTATATTTTCTTCACCTTCTTCATTATCTATTTCTAATTTCCACATTTGATGATattctttgtcaaccaacacaatgCAACTGTCACATCCAGCTATTTCCCAAGATGTAGTAAAACTCTTCCAGTGAATCATAAcatcaaaataattttcataaacttTTCTTTGTACTTCATGAGAGTCAAATTTTGCAATTGGTGCATACTTTCTAGTAGTATCTGTTGGTGATGGAATTATCATCCAAGTTAATGTAGTGTAGTTGAATTCAACAATCTCGCCATTGTTTGTATGATTTCTCATCCGATAAAATCTTCCCTTACAACAAAAACCTCTTCCCAATGGATAGTATGAATTTTCAACATATATTTGATTCCATGAATCTGATTTTGACTCATAAATTTCAATATAGCATCGACCATTGCAGTTCTTATAGTATTGTCCAAGAAAGATTATTAGTTGATTAGTGGAGAAGACATAACTTATCGCcataaaatcagtacatattgttgtTGCGATATCTCTTATAGAAGAAAGTTCAATCCAAGATGGAGTACTTGCATTTGATTTGTCATATATGTAGAAATTGAAATCAAACATACATAAAATTGATATTAAAcattttgattaaaatattttgATATTAAACATTTTGATTAGAACATTTTGATATTAAGCATTTTGATTAAAAAATCTTAAATTATATTATACATAAAATtgtaggttgttgttttgtttatgTGATAACCTAGCCCTTTCCTCTAAAAAAGTATACACATATATAGCTCTTATGTATGACATAATAAAGATTGTTGGTGCAATGAAAATTGGGTGAAGATTAGTGAGGACATTATACATAAATGTTGCATTCTCCTATTTAGGACAATATTTTGACTCCCTCGTATTTGTTTCTCTTTGTGTGAGACAACCTTCCTAAAATGCATCCACAATATGGTTTAAGAAAAGTCATATACACCTCATTATTTTCTAAACCAACAATCTTTCACATTCTCTCCTTGAATGAACACGTGATGAAATTGTGTATGCTTGACCTATATACACATGCCAAAATTGAAACATAATCATTCAAATTTACACAAAACTGGATAAAACAACACACTTGCAATGTATTCTTGAATATTTGCATCACTCAATGAACAATTACATGTGGAGGGATCATGATAAGTTTTTTTTATCACAAGTCCCTTGTGTGCGacaataatgtttattttttaacCCTATCATACTAATAAAAATGAATTGTTGTGCAGTATATAGATTAAAGGACTCTTTAAAGAGGTAGGTAATGGTAGACACTTGATTTCACATAGCCTCATGAACCACTCACTCAATTATATACTAAGACTCTCATATTTTGTTACATGGTCTTGATAACAAAAACAAACAATTTGCGCAAAGAATTAAAAAATGTGCCCCATGTAATAGACCtcttgatagggagattgctaggtaagtgctcaaaaggccaattttggtcaagaagttacaataggaaacaaaagtattgtttatGTCTACTCCTTATGTTTGCAAATGTCAAGTTTAGTTACAATAGTCAGACCTCCCTACAAGACTTCACCATCAACCTACCTTTTTGGTGAAAGCTCACACCCTTGCTCAAACTTACTCCTATTCCTCacttcacccatctacacatttctcaatcCCTGGTTCTCTTGACATACAACTTATTGTTTTTAGTGTGCATTAGGCAATTCCAACATGGTCATGTAGAGGCAACAAGGTTTTACTCAAAATTTGACAACCAACTTAGTTTaaggctcatagcccttagcttactcaactcaccaaccaaaGGTCAAAACCCCCAAATGAGGCTACACATTGTCCAAGGTCTCAAATGTCACTTGTTTCATTGTTTTAGAATGATCTTACAAAGTTCCATAAGCCCCAAACTCCTCCATACAATCGAGTTCATGCTTTTTGACAAAAACaatcaaaagggctactagcccgtggaggacCAATTGGCCTAATTTTGCTCACCCTACCCAACGATGggcttctcctccaaaaatttttATTTGGATGGTGTTTTAGAGGTATATTCTAatggattttcatggtttaggccactaTTAGAGCAAAATGAGGGctgtccactatttgtggcataattgtagggtttggtagggtttagaccaaagaacatagaaaaatctTTCCAAATCCACTAATCAAGCCTCCAAAATGGCCTAGAACTTGTGCCACACCAAATAAAGCCTTCCCCTATTACTGCCCTACAAACATTAGGCTGAACACTTGGCAAACAAATTGGAACTAAAACATGTATATGACTGTCATAACCCTGTCACAGCTAGTTCactgttaagtctgcattcttaaAACATTAACACTTCACTCAAAATGCTTCATGGAATGGAACAACATCAAAACACTCATAAAATTCCTTGTAGCAATGAGTTTGAAGAGTTTTCAAAACTTGAAAGGTACTTGAAGAACTTGTTGCACACAATATTAATaaattcacaaaaacagtgaactcactgttttgatTACAAACTGAGAATGTTTAATAAGAACAAGCTGCTCTAACAAACCAAGGTGATTCTCAACACTCTTGGCCATATGTCCAGACCTTtgcctcatacatttgttcactccaaattgcttttgggtgCAAAGTTTGAGTTTTTTATCATGCTACTAGCTGAGTAATCAATATTTGCCttgtattcactcaaatccttcttccaaacacAATTATGGCACAAAAtgaagcatatgtacactatatacatgcATTTAAACTTGAATAAATCCATTTTTTTGGAT is part of the Cryptomeria japonica chromosome 10, Sugi_1.0, whole genome shotgun sequence genome and harbors:
- the LOC131859507 gene encoding B3 domain-containing protein REM16-like isoform X2; protein product: MATDCNRLKTCKACKKRCLQIHSTNASNSTIWSFFKVMDDKCPPFLEIPSLHAKQIQSDECRYVIVEGPTGYLWESILCFCGTSPSFKTGWEKFVSYHSIQAGDIMVFRNMGERLFVVQIFHPSGYEKQITHKKEVSKQEGPDLCKNQDQQWPSAEHPIILDSDSENHFDQKPPLPSRSRVKHNADSKHSMIQPGRNFRYAVKHSMTQPGRNLRYAVKHPINQTSTSDNPREIREFTKVMKKAAVTRSFWLTFPVKFCRRWLPQSRVEVVLLCQSKKWLVTYVGNRKELGIGSGWKEFVVDNQLKVGDTCTFALQNTEKYVFEVKIFRG
- the LOC131859507 gene encoding B3 domain-containing protein REM16-like isoform X1 translates to MATDCNRLKTCKACKKRCLQIHSTNASNSTIWSFFKVMDDKCPPFLEIPSLHAKQIQSDECRYVIVEGPTGYLWESILCFCGTSPSFKTGWEKFVSYHSIQAGDIMVFRNMGERLFVVQIFHPSGYEKQITHKKEVSKQEGPDLCKNQDQQWPSAEHPIILDSDSENHFDQKPPLPSRSRVKHNADSKHSMIQPGRNFRYAVKHSMTQPGRNLRYAVKHPINQTSTSDATPDNPREIREFTKVMKKAAVTRSFWLTFPVKFCRRWLPQSRVEVVLLCQSKKWLVTYVGNRKELGIGSGWKEFVVDNQLKVGDTCTFALQNTEKYVFEVKIFRG